The Chthoniobacterales bacterium nucleotide sequence CGCCTCCGGCGAGCGGACCGCAGTCGTCAAAGTAAAACAAGTGCGCACCGCTGACTGCGTGATCGGCGGTTTCCGCTACGCGACCGGAGCGCGCGTAATCGGATCGCTCCTGCTTGGGCTTTATGACGACGATGGCTTGCTTCATCACGTCGGGTTCACGTCCGCGTTCAAAGCGAGCGAACGGAAAGCGCTCACGAAGAAATTCGAGGCGCTGAAAAAGCCGCCCGGCTTTACCGGCAACGCTCCCGGAGGCCCGAGCCGTTGGAGCACAGAACGTTCGGCCGAATGGGAACCGGTCAATCCGAAGATCGTCGTCGAAGTGACCTATGATCATTTTACCGGCGGGCGGTTCCGGCATGGAACGAAGATTGTGCGTTATCGTCCCGACAAGGCGCCGCGCCAATGCACGATGGACCAGGTCGAGCACCGCGAAGGCAAATCGCTGGCATTGCTGTAAGCCTGTAGCCGCTTCGCTGTGCGAAGCGCGAGAGCCGACTTCATTATTTGCCGAGCGCCGCGTCGCCCACAGGGCGACGGCTACAGAAGATCATTTGTTTGCGTTCAGCTCGAAATCGATCTTCACCTCGTGATATTTTTTCTGCGTCAACCCTTCCGGCAAGGGATCGACGTGCGTCACCCGCTGGGAAATCGCGGCGACAGATTCATCGACCGCTACATTTCCCGACGGCTTCACGATGGCGAACTTCGAGACCCGGCCGTCTTTCTCGATCCGAATCTGCACGATCGTCGACATCTTCACCCCGGTGGCGACGATGCTCATCGGCTGGTCCCATTCCCTGTAAAAGCGATCGTGCAGCATCGCTCCATACCAGGCGAACTCGGACGGCTGGCTGGTCGAGTTGCCGGACCCTTTGTCTGCGCCTTCTTTTTTGTCAGCGCTCTGATTTGAAGACGAACTTGCCTCTTTTTTGGGCGGGGCCGGCTTTTTCTCGGCAGCGGCTTTGGGCGAAGGTTTCGGGGTTGCCTTGGGCTCGGCGTGTTTTTTCGGCGTTGCCTTCGGGCTCGGCGATGGCGACGGCTTGGGAGAGTTCTTCGGGGAGGGACTTGGAGTCGGACTCGGCTTCGGGGCAATGGTCGCAGTCGCCGTGGGCGACGGCATTTGGATCTCGCTTTTGAACCGCGCCGGGCTCGACGACTCCGAGTGTTCCACAGGCGCCACCGTCGCCTCCGGCGTACTCCGAGGTTCCGCCGCGGCCGCGACTTCGCCGCTCATCCAAACCACATTTTGCAAATTCGCCCGCGGCTCCTCCCGGCTCCCACGCGCCAACGCCAGCAGGATCGCCAGATGAGCTACCGCGACAAGGGCGACGTTCCTCCAGAAGCGCCGGTCCCGAGGCATCACTTGTTCGACTCTGCTTTCGTGGCGATTCCCACCTTGCTGATTTGCGCGCGCTGGAGCGCGTCCATGAGCGTGATCAACTTTTGCACCGGCAGTTCGCGGTCGGGACGAATCACGATCGCCACCTCCGGGTTCGCCTTCTTTAATTCCAACAGCCGCGCGACCAGATCCGCCGCCGTGACGGCTCTGTCGTTGAGCTTCATTGCCTCGTGGCGGTCGATGGAAATCGTTTGAACCTGGCCGGCCTTCACTGGCGCATTAGTGGCGCCGCTGGAGGGAATAATCAGGTTGACGCTGTTCTCGAGGAGCGGCGTCGTGATCATGAAAATGATCAGGAGCACAAACGCCAGGTCGAGCAGCGGCGTGATGTTGATCTCGGAAAGGGTCGAGAGATTTTGCCGTTGAGAGTAGCGCCTCATCGCCGCAGCTCCATTTCACGCACCGAATGGTCCACGTACTTATGCTCGAACTCCGAGGCCAGCTCCGCGGCGAAGTTGTCCATCTCCACGATGATCCCGCGGATGCTCGTAACTAAAAAATTGTAACCGAACATGGCCGGGATCGCGACACAGAGCGCCGTCACGGTGGTGATCAACGCCCCCGAAATACCAGGAGCCATTGTTGTCAGGTTTGGCGAACCGGCGACCGCCACATCGGTAAACGTGTCCATCACTCCCCAGACGGTGCCGAGCAATCCCAGAAAAGGCGCGCCGCTCACCGCCGTAGCGAGCAGGATCATCTGCGATTCCAATTTGAGCGCGGTCTCGCCGACCGCGCGTTCCATGGCGGCGTTGACCGCGTGCATTTGGGCGGGCGCAATTTTCTCGGCGATACCGAGACGTGCCTTGAAGGTTTCGTCCACCTCCGCGGAGCCGAGCAATTGGAAGGTCATTTCCTCGCAACCGGCCTGGTAAACATTGAAAAGCGGAGCGCCCGGGAAATTCGCGCGGTTCTCAAAGAGGCGGAGCGGCTGGCGGTCCTTGCGAAACGAGGATCGGAAACGCGCGGTCTGCTTCCGGGCGAATTGGATCACCCGCAGTTTCGTGATCATGATCGACCAGCTGAAAACCGAGACCACCGCGAGGAGCGACAGGACGATTTTCCCGGCGATGGTCGAGTGCTCGAACGCGAAAGTAAGGCCACCGGTCGCGAGGATGATCGGAAGAAGCATGTGCGCCAACTCGCCGAATTAATACGGGAGTTTTCCCGAAAGGGAAAGTTGCTTCGCGAAGCGACCCTATTTTTTCAACGCCCGCGGATAGCTGGGATTACGCCGCGCCACGACGATAAAGCCGATGCCGATCGCGATGGTGAAAAACGAAAAGAATTGTCCGCGTGTAAACATGCCGACGAGCGGCGCGTCCGGTTCCCGAAAGTTTTCGACAATGATTCGCAGCACCGAATAGCAAATCAGGAAAAGGCCGGTGATAAACCCGTTCGGGGTCCGGAAGCGGGTGCGGACAACCCAGAGGATCGCGAAGAGAACCACGCCTTCCAAGAGTCCTTCGTAGATTTGGGAGGGATGGCGCGGCGAAAGGATCGGGCGGAGCGCGTCGGCAAGGTGCGGATTGGCACGAACGTTTTCGATTATCGATTCGATCGATTTCAAGGAGGGATCGACCTCCTGGGCTGCAGCGAGAGCGCGCGCCCCCTGGTCGCCGCTAGCCGAGTCGAGCAATTCTTTGGGAAACTGGACCGCCCAGGAAACCGCCGTGATCCGCCCATAAAGCTCGCCGTTGATGAAGTTCGCCATTCGGCCGAGGAACAAGCCGATCGGCGCGACCACGCAAAGGTTATCGCCGGGATTGGTCCAGGGAAGCTTGTGCCGGCGCGAATAAATCAGGGTGAAGAGGACAACGCCGATGATCCCGCCATGACTGGACATCCCGCCTTCCCACACCCGCAAAATCGAGAGCGGATCGCGAAGCATCTCCGGTTTGTAAAACAGGACGTAGCCGATCCGGCCGCCGATCATGACCCCGAAGAAAGCGACCCAGGTCACGAAATCGCCGAGCGCGGCTACGGGCAAATCGAGATAACCCCGCCGTGCCAGGACCCGGAGCAGCAGGTAGGCAAAAACGAACGCGAGCACGTAGGCCATCCCGTACCAGCGCGGCCCGACGTTGCCGGTGATGCGGAAGATGAACGGATCGAGATTGTGGACGTAGTAGGCGAACATGCGAGAGGCGATCTTCCGCGAAGTTTTGCGAACGGGCAATAGCGCCGTCGCTCAACTAAGCGGCCCGGGAGGAAACCTTCCGCCGCTTTGTTTTCAAGACGTCACGCAAAAATGGCGCCGTGCGGCTAACCCGGTTCTTTGCGACTTCCTCCGGCGTCCCGGTCGCCACCACCTCGCCGCCTTCCGCGCCGGCCTCCGGCCCCATGTCGACGATGTAATCGGCTTCGCCCATGATGGTGACGTTGTGCTCGATCACGATCACGGTGTTCCCTTCGTCCACCAGCCGATGAAGCACGTTTAGGAGCAACTCCACGTCGGCCATGTGAAGGCCGATCGTTGGTTCTTCCAAAAGATAAAGCGTCGATTTCGGTTTGCGCATTTTGCGGATCCGCTCGTTCTGGGCGCGTCCGATTCCGCGGGTTAATTCGATGGCCAGCTTCAGGCGCTGGGCTTCGCCGCCGCTCAAGGTGGGACTCGGCTGACCAAGCTTCAGGTAGCCAAGGCCGGTGTCGACCAGGAGCGAGAGCGGGCGCGCGATTTTCGGGTTGGCGGAAAAGAATGCCGCTGCCTGCTCGATCGTCATCTCCATGACATCGCCGATGCTCTTTCCGTTGTAGAGCACTTCGAGGGTCTGCGCGTTGTAACGCCGGCCGCCGCAATCCTCGCACGGGACGTAACTGCTCGGGAGGAAACTCATCTCCAGCTTGATTGCCCCCTGGCCGGCGCAGCTTTCGCAACGCCCGCCTTCGGTGTTGAAAGAAAACCGGCTCGGCGAATAACCGCGCACCCGCGAGACCGGCAACTGGCCATACAACTTCCGAATCTCGTCGAAGACTTTGATGTAGGTCGCCGGAGTCGAGCGCGACGTCTTGCCGATGGGCGACTGGTCGACTTCATAAACCGTCTCGAACGCGTCAGCGCCGGAAATTTGAGAGATGAATTCCCGCTGGGCGTTTCGTTTGTCCTTTAGCGCTTCCTTCACGGCCGGGAGAAGAACAGAACGCATCAGGGTTGACTTGCCCGAGCCGGAAATGCCGGTGATGACTGATAGCCGGCCGACGGGAAACCGAACGTCGACATTTTTCAAATTGTTCGCGCGCGCTCCGCGGATCTCGATCCACTGCTCGACTTCGGTTAACGATCGGCGCGCTGAGCGCGTCGGGTGACAAAGCGGGTTCTTCAGGCAGCGCCCCGTTTCGGAGCCGCCGTGTTTCTCGATGTCCGCCAGGGTCCCCTGCACAACGACTTCGCCGCCATGGAGGCCGGCTCCCGGGCCGAGATCGATAATATGATCCGCGCGCCGCATCGTCTCCTCATCGTGTTCGACGATGACGAGTGAATTTCCTTTTTGGCGCAACGCCGTCAGCGTCTCGAGCAGACGCAGGTTGTCGCGCGGATGCAGGCCGATGGTCGGCTCGTCCAACACGTAGAGAACTCCGCGCAGATTCGAGCCAAGCTGCGCCGCCAACCGGATCCGCTGCGATTCTCCACCGCTCAAGGTCTTCGCCGAGCGCCCAAGCGCGAGATAACCGAGACCGACGTTTTGCATAAAACGAAGCCGTTGCGAAATCTCCGGAACCAGATCGTCGGACACAGTCTTTGCGTTGCCGCGGAACCGCAGCTTGCCGATCAACCCCAACGCTTCGCCGGCCGAGAGCGCAGTAAAATTATCGATGGTCTGACCCTGAAGCCTTACGTGCCGCGCAATCGGGTTCAGCCGCGAGCCATGACAGGCCGGACAGGGCACCGCTTCCTCTTCGTCGATCCACTCCGACTCACGCTCGGCGGCGAGCTCGTTCTCGAGAACCGAATCTCCGGTGTCTTCGTTTCCGGTCTGTTTGTCGCGGTCCCAGATTTCGCCGAACCCGCCACATTCTTCGCAGGCGCCATGGGGCGAGTTAAACGAAAAGAGGCGCGGATCGAGTTCTTCAAAGGCACGGCCGCATCCCGGGCAGCTCATCTCCGTGCTCATCACGGTCAGCCGATGTTTCGAATCGAGGAGATGAGCGGTGCCGCGGCCGATGTCGAGCGCGCGCTGGACGAGGTTGCGCGCCTTTAGGATTCGCCTGGCATCAATTGCTCCGACCACGACATCGATGGTGTGCTCCTTGAAACGCTCCAGCTTGCGAAACTGCGCGACCGGAATCAGCTGGCCATCAACGAACAAGGTATCGAACCCCTGGCGCTCAGCCCAACGCGCGACGTCAGTGTGAAAGCCCTTCCGCGCCTTGACCAGCGGAGCGAGCACCTTGAGCGGTCCGCGTTTCACCGCCGTCTCGAGCTGCCGGACGATGGCCGCGACGCTCTGTTTTTCAACGGGCAGGTCGCAATCTGGACAAAACTGTGTCCCGGTCTTGGCGAACAGGAGCCGGAGAAAATGATAAACTTCGGTCACGGTCGCAACGGTCGATTTGCCGCCGCCGCGGGTGACGCGTTGCTCGATGGCGACGCTCGGCGGCACGCCTTCGACCAGGTCGACATCCGGTTTTTCCAGTTGTTCGACGAACTGCCGGGCGTAGGGCGACATGCTATCGAGGAAACGCCGTTGCCCTTCCGCGAAAAGAATATCGAACGCGACCGTCGATTTGCCCGAGCCGCTTAATCCGGTGATCACCACCATCTGCTCGCGCGGGATGGCGAGAGAGATGTCTTTCAAATTATGCTCGCGGGCGCCGTGGATTTTGATGGCGTGATTTCTCTCGGGTAGGGTGGGCATCTTGCCCGCCGCGGCCGGCATCTTGCCGGGCGGAACTTCCGCGGCACGCAAAGCGAGAATCTCGTCGACCGCGATCTCGAAAGGATATCGCCGCGAGACGCGGCGATCGGCGGGCGAGACGCCCACCCTACCCGAGAGAATTGGGCGCAGATATCTTCCGGTGTGCGACCCCTCGATTTTCGTAATCGCTTCCGGGGTTCCGGCAGCCACCAGCTGTCCGCCTTCGTCACCGGCTTCCGGCCCGAGATCGATGATCCAGTCGGCGCATTTGATGACCTCCAGGTTATGCTCGATCACGACGAGCGTGTTGCCGGCATCCACCAATCGCTGAAACAGCCGCATCAGGATTGCGACGTCGTCAAAATGCAGTCCGGTGGTCGGCTCGTCGAAGATGAACAGCTTTCCTGTCTCTGCGTTCGGCTCTCCGATTTCGGTCAGATGACGGACCAATTTCAACCGCTGCGATTCGCCGCCGGAAAGGGTATTGAGCGGCTGACCCAACCGCAGATATCCGAGCCCGACCTCATCGAGAACGTCGAGTTTGTCGCCGAGCGTTTTCGATTCGCCGATTTGGGCGAAGAATTGAATCGCCTCGCCGACCGTCATCTCCAGGATGTCGTGGATCGATTTGCCGTAAACCTTGACCCGGAGCACATGCGGCTGGAACCGGCGCCCTTCGCACTCGGCGCAACGCACATAAAGATCGCTCAGAAATTGCATCTCGATCTTCTCAAAGCCTGTCCCGCAACAGCGCTCGCAACGGCCGCTGCCTGAGTTGAAAGAGAACGCGCTTGCGGTCAGACCTTGCGCCATCGCTTCGTTCTGGGCGGCAAACATTTCCCGGACGCGATCGTAAAGCCCGAGGTAAAGAATCGGGGTCGAGCGCGGGGTGCGGGCCAACTGTGACTGATCGACCATCACGACCTCGCCGATTCGATGCGCGCCCGTGACCGATTTGGCCGCGCCCGGCTCCTGGTCGCTCGATTGCCCTTTTGCCAGGATCAGGTGCCGGTAAAGCACGTCGTGGATGAGCGTCGATTTGCCGGACCCGGAAACACCGGTGACGCAGTTGAAAATGCCGAGCGGAATTTCGACGTCGATATTCTTCAGGTTGTGCTCTCGGGCCCCGGCAATCTTGACCGCGCTGGACGATTTGCGGCGAGTCTTTGGAACGGGCACGCGCTGCTTGCCGGACAGATAGGCGCGCGTCAGTGAAGGCGCGACATTGTCTCGGGTAGGGTGGGCATCTTGCCCGCCGGTTTCGGCATCTTGCCGAAATAGTCTTTCCTCTTCTGGTGACCGCCGAGAATTTTGCGAACGCGAGACGCCTTCGCCGGCGGGCGAGACGCCCACCCTACCCGAGACAAAATCACGCAACGCTCCACTGAAAACCAACTCCCCGCCGTATTCACCCCGGCCCGGCCCGATATCGACAATATTGTCGGACGCACGAATGATTGCTCCCTCGTGTTCGACCACGAGCAACGTGTTCCCCTTGTCGCGGAGATCGTGCATGACGCGCACGAGCCGGCCGACGTCGCGCGGATGAAGCCCTACGCTCGGCTCGTCCATGACGAAGAGCGTGTTCACGAGCGACGCGCCCAGGCAGGTGGTGAGGTTTACCCGCTGCACTTCGCCGCCGCTCAAGGTCCGCGTTGAACGATCGAGAGTGAGATAGCCAAGACCGACTTCGCAAAGATAACGGAGCCGGGCGACCACTTCGTTCCGCAACATTTGGGCGGTCGAATCGTCAGGCAGCAGAATCAGGTCGGCGAACAGCTTTTGAGCATCGCAGATAGGAAGCAGCGTTACTTCCGGCAACGTCCGTGCGATCTCTCGCGTCTTCTGGAGCGGCGGTCTCTGACCGTCGCCGCCCGGGTTCTGTTGCCCATTTCGACGGTCAGGGACCGCCGCTCCAGGACCTGGCGAGACGATCCGGTAATTGAGTGTCTCCGGCTGGAAACGACCTCCATTACACGATGGGCAGGTTGTGTAAGCGCGATAACGACTGAGCAGCACGCGGACGTGCATTTTGTAGGTTTTGCTCTCGAGCCATTTGAAAAAGCCGCGGACGCCGTACCAGCGATCGTTCTCGGCCAATTCCTCGACATCGGTGTCTTCATCGCGCGCTTCTCCATTGATCACGAAATCCTGGTCGGCCTTCGGCAGTTCTTCGAACGGGATCCGGACATCGATTTCGTTCCGCGCGCAGGCCCGCATCAGGTCGCGCTGGGATTCCCCCATTTCTTCGCCGCGAAAAACGCGGACCGCGCCCTGCGAAATCGAGAGCGATCGATCCGGGATCGCCTTGTTCAGGTCGATGGCGATCGTCCGTCCGAAGCCGCGGCATTCGGGACACGCGCCGAGGGGATTGTTGAAACTGAACAAGCCGGGAGTCGGGGGACGGATGTCGATGTCGCAATGAGCGCAATGCCAGCCAGTCGAGAACGGGAGTTCTCGGATTTTCGAATTGCGATTTTCCCCGCCTGCATCGCTACGCGAAGCGTTGCGGGCAGGGATTTTCGATTGCTCGGCAGAGAGCGCGATGACGTTGACGCGGTCTTTGCCGAAACGGAGCGCGGTCTCGATCGCTTCTACAAGGCGAGCGCGGTTCGATTCCGAAATCGTGATTCGGTCCTGGATCACCTGCACGCGCGCACCGAGGCGCTTGACCTTCTTGTCGGAATCGACGCGGACGATTTCGTTATCGATCCAGATGCGCAGGTAGCCCTGTTGCTGGATGAAATCGAAGAAGGCGCGCGGCTCCGTCTTGGGAGGGACTGCGACCCAGAAAGTGATTAAGACGGTCTCATCCTGACTGAAAAGTTGCGTAACCTGGTCCGCGATCGATTTCGCGGTTTCAGGCCGAATTTCGCGGCCGCAATTCGGGCAAAAGGCCCGGGCGATCCGCGGCATGAGGAGCTTCAGGTAGTCGTTAATCTCGGTCATCGTGCCGACGGT carries:
- a CDS encoding excinuclease ABC subunit A translates to MEIRGARQNNLKGIDLDLPLGKLTVVTGPSGSGKSSLAFDTIYAEGQRRYVETFSPYMRQFLDRMDKPRVDEIRGIPPAIAIEQANPVKSSRSTVGTMTEINDYLKLLMPRIARAFCPNCGREIRPETAKSIADQVTQLFSQDETVLITFWVAVPPKTEPRAFFDFIQQQGYLRIWIDNEIVRVDSDKKVKRLGARVQVIQDRITISESNRARLVEAIETALRFGKDRVNVIALSAEQSKIPARNASRSDAGGENRNSKIRELPFSTGWHCAHCDIDIRPPTPGLFSFNNPLGACPECRGFGRTIAIDLNKAIPDRSLSISQGAVRVFRGEEMGESQRDLMRACARNEIDVRIPFEELPKADQDFVINGEARDEDTDVEELAENDRWYGVRGFFKWLESKTYKMHVRVLLSRYRAYTTCPSCNGGRFQPETLNYRIVSPGPGAAVPDRRNGQQNPGGDGQRPPLQKTREIARTLPEVTLLPICDAQKLFADLILLPDDSTAQMLRNEVVARLRYLCEVGLGYLTLDRSTRTLSGGEVQRVNLTTCLGASLVNTLFVMDEPSVGLHPRDVGRLVRVMHDLRDKGNTLLVVEHEGAIIRASDNIVDIGPGRGEYGGELVFSGALRDFVSGRVGVSPAGEGVSRSQNSRRSPEEERLFRQDAETGGQDAHPTRDNVAPSLTRAYLSGKQRVPVPKTRRKSSSAVKIAGAREHNLKNIDVEIPLGIFNCVTGVSGSGKSTLIHDVLYRHLILAKGQSSDQEPGAAKSVTGAHRIGEVVMVDQSQLARTPRSTPILYLGLYDRVREMFAAQNEAMAQGLTASAFSFNSGSGRCERCCGTGFEKIEMQFLSDLYVRCAECEGRRFQPHVLRVKVYGKSIHDILEMTVGEAIQFFAQIGESKTLGDKLDVLDEVGLGYLRLGQPLNTLSGGESQRLKLVRHLTEIGEPNAETGKLFIFDEPTTGLHFDDVAILMRLFQRLVDAGNTLVVIEHNLEVIKCADWIIDLGPEAGDEGGQLVAAGTPEAITKIEGSHTGRYLRPILSGRVGVSPADRRVSRRYPFEIAVDEILALRAAEVPPGKMPAAAGKMPTLPERNHAIKIHGAREHNLKDISLAIPREQMVVITGLSGSGKSTVAFDILFAEGQRRFLDSMSPYARQFVEQLEKPDVDLVEGVPPSVAIEQRVTRGGGKSTVATVTEVYHFLRLLFAKTGTQFCPDCDLPVEKQSVAAIVRQLETAVKRGPLKVLAPLVKARKGFHTDVARWAERQGFDTLFVDGQLIPVAQFRKLERFKEHTIDVVVGAIDARRILKARNLVQRALDIGRGTAHLLDSKHRLTVMSTEMSCPGCGRAFEELDPRLFSFNSPHGACEECGGFGEIWDRDKQTGNEDTGDSVLENELAAERESEWIDEEEAVPCPACHGSRLNPIARHVRLQGQTIDNFTALSAGEALGLIGKLRFRGNAKTVSDDLVPEISQRLRFMQNVGLGYLALGRSAKTLSGGESQRIRLAAQLGSNLRGVLYVLDEPTIGLHPRDNLRLLETLTALRQKGNSLVIVEHDEETMRRADHIIDLGPGAGLHGGEVVVQGTLADIEKHGGSETGRCLKNPLCHPTRSARRSLTEVEQWIEIRGARANNLKNVDVRFPVGRLSVITGISGSGKSTLMRSVLLPAVKEALKDKRNAQREFISQISGADAFETVYEVDQSPIGKTSRSTPATYIKVFDEIRKLYGQLPVSRVRGYSPSRFSFNTEGGRCESCAGQGAIKLEMSFLPSSYVPCEDCGGRRYNAQTLEVLYNGKSIGDVMEMTIEQAAAFFSANPKIARPLSLLVDTGLGYLKLGQPSPTLSGGEAQRLKLAIELTRGIGRAQNERIRKMRKPKSTLYLLEEPTIGLHMADVELLLNVLHRLVDEGNTVIVIEHNVTIMGEADYIVDMGPEAGAEGGEVVATGTPEEVAKNRVSRTAPFLRDVLKTKRRKVSSRAA
- a CDS encoding TonB family protein, with amino-acid sequence MPRDRRFWRNVALVAVAHLAILLALARGSREEPRANLQNVVWMSGEVAAAAEPRSTPEATVAPVEHSESSSPARFKSEIQMPSPTATATIAPKPSPTPSPSPKNSPKPSPSPSPKATPKKHAEPKATPKPSPKAAAEKKPAPPKKEASSSSNQSADKKEGADKGSGNSTSQPSEFAWYGAMLHDRFYREWDQPMSIVATGVKMSTIVQIRIEKDGRVSKFAIVKPSGNVAVDESVAAISQRVTHVDPLPEGLTQKKYHEVKIDFELNANK
- a CDS encoding MotA/TolQ/ExbB proton channel family protein, which produces MLLPIILATGGLTFAFEHSTIAGKIVLSLLAVVSVFSWSIMITKLRVIQFARKQTARFRSSFRKDRQPLRLFENRANFPGAPLFNVYQAGCEEMTFQLLGSAEVDETFKARLGIAEKIAPAQMHAVNAAMERAVGETALKLESQMILLATAVSGAPFLGLLGTVWGVMDTFTDVAVAGSPNLTTMAPGISGALITTVTALCVAIPAMFGYNFLVTSIRGIIVEMDNFAAELASEFEHKYVDHSVREMELRR
- the lgt gene encoding prolipoprotein diacylglyceryl transferase; amino-acid sequence: MFAYYVHNLDPFIFRITGNVGPRWYGMAYVLAFVFAYLLLRVLARRGYLDLPVAALGDFVTWVAFFGVMIGGRIGYVLFYKPEMLRDPLSILRVWEGGMSSHGGIIGVVLFTLIYSRRHKLPWTNPGDNLCVVAPIGLFLGRMANFINGELYGRITAVSWAVQFPKELLDSASGDQGARALAAAQEVDPSLKSIESIIENVRANPHLADALRPILSPRHPSQIYEGLLEGVVLFAILWVVRTRFRTPNGFITGLFLICYSVLRIIVENFREPDAPLVGMFTRGQFFSFFTIAIGIGFIVVARRNPSYPRALKK
- a CDS encoding biopolymer transporter ExbD, which encodes MRRYSQRQNLSTLSEINITPLLDLAFVLLIIFMITTPLLENSVNLIIPSSGATNAPVKAGQVQTISIDRHEAMKLNDRAVTAADLVARLLELKKANPEVAIVIRPDRELPVQKLITLMDALQRAQISKVGIATKAESNK